Part of the Kitasatospora sp. NBC_00374 genome is shown below.
CCGCTCCGCGTCCGCGGGCATTGCCAGGCGCACGGGCGGGGGAGGAGCATCCCAGGCAGGCCGAGTCTCAGCAGGAGGATTCGACATGTCCGATCCCCAGCAGCCACCCACCACGCGCGCAGTTCGCCTGATCTTCGAGTACGAGGGCGACTCGGTGCGTCTCGTGTCCCAGCAGCCGGTCGACACGGTCGTCACCGGTTTCGACACCCCGCCCGAGGTACGGCCCGGCCACTTCGTGGAGGCCCGGGACAGCGGCGGGAAGAGCCTTGTCCGGGTGCCCGCGCGGGGCGCCTTCCTGGAGAGCGCCGAGGTCTTCCCGGAGGACCACGCGGAGCCGATCACCAGGGTCGACGTCGAGGCGCGCGGTGCGTTCACCGTGATCGTGCCGACGCCGGCCGCCGCCACCCAGGTCGCCGTCGTCCGGGTGGCGCCACCCGCCCCCGGAGCGGAGCCCGCCCTCGACGGCGGTGTCACGGGCCCTCTGCCGGGAGCGGCACCGCGGGTCGACCTCGGCACCTTCCCCCTCGAAGCCCGGTAGGCGGCGCTGATGACCACCTCCGACGGCACCGTCCAGGGCCGCACCCAGATCTTCGGCTCCGCACCGCGCAGCCGGGCCTTCACCATCGTGCTGCTCGGCGACGGGTTCACCGCCGCGCAGCAGGCCGACTTCAACACCGCCTGCGCGGCCTTCGTGACCGCGCTGCGCGCCACCCCGCCGTACGACGAGCTCTCGCCCGCCATCAACGTCTGGCGGGTCAACGTCGCCTCCACCGACACGGGTGCCGACGACCCGGTCAGCGGTGGCGGCACGGGGGCGACGGCCCGCACGTACTTCGACTCGACCTTCGGCGCGAACGGCATCCGGCGGCTGCTGGTCTGCAACAACACCACGGTGCTCAGCACGGCCGCGGCGCAGGTGCCGGAGTTCAGTGTCGCGATCGTCGTGGTGAACTCCACGGTCTACGGCGGCAGCGGCGGTTCGGTCGGCACCTACTCCCTCGCGGGCGGCGCGACCGAGATCGCCGTCCACGAGATCGGGCACACGGCGTACGGGCTGGCGGACGAGTACCCGTACTACGCGGGCGGCAACGAGACCGGCCACGACCACCACCCGGCGGGCGAGCCGTCCGAGCCGAACGTCACGCTCAACACCGCCCGTGCCACCCTCAAGTGGGGCTGGGCGGTCGCCGCGGCCACCGCGCTGCCGACGATGAGCAACCCCGACTGCTCGGCGGTGGACGGCCGGGCCAGCACCGTACCGGCCGGCACGGTCGGCTGCTTCGAGGGAGCGCACTACTACCACTGCGGCGCGTTCCGGCCGGAGTACACCTGCAAGATGCGTGAACTCGGCGTCCCATTCTGCCGGGTGTGCCGGCAGGTGATCTGGAACCGGATCGGGCCGCTGGCCACCCTGCCCGCCCGTGACCGCACCCCGATCAGCGTGGTCGCCCGCTACCCCGAGCACCTGGACGTCTTCGCGGTCGCGGCGGACGGCCGGACCATGTCGAACTGGTGGGACCAGTCGAGTGGCTGGGCCGGCTGGTTCCAGGTCTCCGGGGGCGTGGCCTCGCCCGGCGGCCCGGGATCGCCGATCACCTCGATCGCCCGGTACGCCGGACACCTGGACCTGTTCACGGTGGGCACCGACGGCCGGGTCTACAGCACCTGGTGGGACCAGTCGAGCGGCTGGGCCGGGTGGTTCCGGGTGGGCGGCCTGGTGGCCCGCCCGGGTTCCACCGTCAACGTCGTCAGCCGCTACACCGACCACCTGGACCTCTTCACCACCGCCTCCGACGGCCGGACCATGTCGACCTGGTGGGACGCCCGCACCGGCTGGGCGGCGGACTGGTTCCACCTGGGCGGCGGGGTCGCGGCCGCAGGTGCCACCGTCACCGCCGTGGCCCGCTACCCGTTCCACCTCGACGTCTTCACCGTGGGGACGGACAACCGGGTCTACAGCTGCTGGTGGGACGAGCGCAGCGGCTGGGCCGGCTGGTTCCCGCTGCCGGGCATCACCTGCCGGCCGGACTCGACGGTGACCGCGGTGGCCCGCCACCGGGACCACCTCGATCTGTTCACCACCGCCTCCGACGGCCGGACCATGTCGACCTGGTGGGACGCCCGCACCGGCTGGGCGGGCTGGTTCCAGGTCTCCGGGGGCACGGCCTCGCCCGGCTCACCGATCACCGCAGTGGTGCGCTACACCAATCACCTGGACCTGTTCGTCGTCGGCACCGACAACCGGATCTACTCGACCTGGTGGCACGACACCACCGGCTGGGCGGCCTGGTTCAACGTGTCCGGCGGAGTGGCCAGGCCCGGCAGCCAGATCGCCGCCCTGACCAGGGTCACCGAGCACCTGGACCTGTTCGCGGTCGGCGCGGACGGGGTCGTCACCAGCGCCTGGTGGGACGCCTCCGGCGGCTGGTCGGGCTGGTTCCCGCTCGGCGTCACCTGAGCGCTGCCGGAGCGGCCTTCACACGGTCCTGAACCCGGCGCGGAGCTCGGCGGGACGATGTGAAGGCCGCCTCGGTGCTCGGTGCTCGGTGCTCAGTGCTCGGTGCTCCCGCTCTCCGAGCGCCGCAGCAGATAACTGTCCATGATCCAGCCCTTCCGCGCCCGCGCCTCCTCCCGCAGTTCACGGATCCGCGGCGCGGTCTCCTCTAGCGGCCCGGCGGCCAGGATCTCGTCGGGCGTGCCGAGGTACGCGCCGTAGAAGATCTCCAGCCCCTCGGGGTCGATCTCGGTGAAGGCGGCGCGCCCGTCCAGCATCACCACCACGTCGTCCACGTCCTCGGGGAAGCCCCGGGCGAGCCGGCGGCCGGTGGTGACCTGGACCGGGCGCCCGACCCGGGTCAGCGTGGTGCGGTGCCGGGCGGCGAGCGCCGAGATGCTGCTGATGCCCGGGATCACCTCGTACGCGAACGCGGCGGCGCCGCGCGCCAGCACCTCGTCCACGACGGCGATCACACTGTCGTACAGGCTCGGGTCGCCCCAGACCAGGAAGGCGCCGGTCTCGTCCGGGCCGAGGTGCTCGGCGATCAGCTGCTCGACCAGGTCGGCCCGGCGGCTGCGCCAGTCGTCGACGGCCGCGGCGTACGCGGGGGTGGTGCGGTCCCGTTCGGCGTCCGGGACGCCGACGACGCGGTGGCCGGGCCGCCCGTGCTCGGTGAGGATCTGCCGGCGCAGCCGGATCATGTCCTGCCGTTCCTCGTTCTTGTCGAGGATGAAGAAGACGTCGGTGCGGGCGAGGGCCTTGGCCGCCTGCAGGGTCAGGTGGTCGGGGTCGCCCGCCCCGATGCCGATGACGAGGATGTGCTGCATGGCAGCGATTGTGCCGTGCCGGTCCCGGGCCCGGACCGCCGGGGCGTCGGCGCGCCCTCCCCGCCGGGGACGGTGCCGGCGGTGCCCGGGGCGGGGTGTCCGGCCGGACGTCCCGCCCCGGTGTCCGGGTCAGCCGGCCGAAGGCCGGTGCTCGTGCACGGAGTTGCTCTCCTGGAGCTTCTTCCAGGAGCGCGGCTCCCGGAGTTCCCCGGCTGCGGCCGGGGCGGCGGGCCGCACCCCGGCGGCAGCCGCCGGGAGGGTGGGGGCGGCCGGCTTGGCCGGGGTGAACAGCCAGGTGTCCAGCAGGGCGCCGAGCGGCTTGCCGGAGACCCGTTCGGCGTAGGCCTGGAACTGCCCGATGGTGGCGTTGCCGTACCGGTGCTCGGTGGGCCAGCCCTTGAGGATCCGGAAGAACGCCTCGTCGCCGACGGTGTTGCGCAGCGCCTGGACGGTGAGTGCGCCGCGCTCGTACACGGCGGTGTCGAACTGCCGGTCCGGGCCCGGGTCGCCGGGCCGCACCGTCCAGAAGGGGTCGTCGGCGGGGTAGGCGGCGTAGGTGTAGTCGGCCAGTTCCTGCGCGGTGCCCTCGCCCTCGTGCTCGGACCAGAGCCACTGCGCGTAGCGGGCGAAGCCCTCGTTGAGCCAGATGTCGCTCCAGCGGGTGAGCGAGACGCTGTCGCCGTACCACTGGTGGGCGAGTTCGTGGACGACGACGCCGGTGTTGGCGCCGCGGGCGAACTGCCGTGGGCTGTAGAAGATCTGGCTCTGGGTCTCCAGCGCGTAGCCGGTGGTCACGTTGGGCACGTAGCCGCCGACGGAGCTGAACGGGTAGGGCCCGAAGTAGCCGCTCAGCCAGTCGACGAGTTCGCCGGTGCGCTCGACGCTGGCGCGGGCGGCGCCGGCGTTGTCGCCGAGGTCCCTGCTGTACGCGGTGAGGACGGGCAGACCGCCGGCGGTGGTGTCGGAGACCACGTCGAAGCGGCCGACGGCGAGGGTGGCCAGGTAGGTGGCCTGGGGCTTGTTCTCCCGGTAGCTGTACCTGGTCCAGCCGAGCCGGGACACCTGCGAGGTGAGCACGCCGTTGCTGATCGCCTGGGTGCCGTCGGGCACCAGGACGGAGACGTCGAAGGTGGCCTTGTCCGAGGGGTGGTCGTTGCTGGGGAACCACCACCAGGCCGACTCCGGCTCGTTGGCGGCGATGCCGCCGTCCGGGGTGCGCAGCCAGCCGGTGAAGCCGTACCGGGAGACCTTGGACGGGGTGCCGGAGTAGCGCACCACCACGGTGGCGGGGGCGCCCTTGGCGAGCGGCACGGCCGGGGTGATCTCCAGTTCCTGCTCGCCGGTGGCGGCGAACGCGGCCGGCCGCCCGTTGACGAGCACCTCGCCGACGTCGAGGGCGAAGTCGAGGTCGAACCGGGAGAGGTTCTGGGTGGCGGTGGCGAGCAGGGTCGCGGTGCCCTCCAGGCGGTCGGTGGCCGGGTCGTACTTGAGCCGGATGTCGTAGTGCGAGACGTCGTAGCCGCCGTTCCCGTAGGTCGGGTAGTAGCGGTCTCCGATGCCGGGCGCGCCGGGCTGCCCGATCGGGGCGGCGGAGGCGGGGACGGCGAGGAAGAGGGCGGCGGCAGCGGCGGTGGCAGAGACGGTCAGCCTCGTGCGCAAGGGGTCCTCCGGGGTCGCTGTGACGGGTACCTGTCGGACGACAGGTCTGATCCCTGTCCCGGCGGGGGGTGTCCCATCCCTGTGTTGTGCAATGTTCATGCCACGAAATCCGGCGCCACCCGGCCGACGCACCCGGCCGACGCACCCGGCCGACGCACAAGGCTCGCGCACCCACCGGCTCGCGCACCCACCGCCGCAGCCGCGGTGCTCAGTGCAGGTGCTGCCGCCAGTCCGCGGGCACCCTCCCCTGCGGACCCGGGGTCGGCTGGGCCGCCGGGTGGCAGGGAGGACCGGCCAGCTCCGGCCCCTCGTAGTACTGCTCGGTCTCGATGTTCCACAGCCAGCTCTCGCCCGGCTCGAAGCTGGCCAGGAAGGGGTGGCCGGCCGCCCTGGCGTGCCGCGTGCCGTGCTGCGAGGGCGAGGAGTCGCAGCAGCCGATGTGTCCGCAGGCCGCGCAGCGGCGCAGGTGCAGCCACCAGCCGGGCCCCTCGCCCGCCAGGCACTCCACGCACCCCTCCCCGCTCGGTGCCACCGTCGGGTCGATCCCCGGGATCTGCTCGTCGGCCATGCGGAGTGCCTCCCTGTCGGGTGCGGACGCTTGTGCGCAGCGTACGACCGCGACTGCGGGGGCCCCCGCCGCCGCGCCGGGCTACCGGGTCCGGCGCCGCCGGTCGGAGAGCAGGACGACAC
Proteins encoded:
- the cobF gene encoding precorrin-6A synthase (deacetylating); this translates as MQHILVIGIGAGDPDHLTLQAAKALARTDVFFILDKNEERQDMIRLRRQILTEHGRPGHRVVGVPDAERDRTTPAYAAAVDDWRSRRADLVEQLIAEHLGPDETGAFLVWGDPSLYDSVIAVVDEVLARGAAAFAYEVIPGISSISALAARHRTTLTRVGRPVQVTTGRRLARGFPEDVDDVVVMLDGRAAFTEIDPEGLEIFYGAYLGTPDEILAAGPLEETAPRIRELREEARARKGWIMDSYLLRRSESGSTEH
- a CDS encoding M1 family metallopeptidase, yielding MRTRLTVSATAAAAALFLAVPASAAPIGQPGAPGIGDRYYPTYGNGGYDVSHYDIRLKYDPATDRLEGTATLLATATQNLSRFDLDFALDVGEVLVNGRPAAFAATGEQELEITPAVPLAKGAPATVVVRYSGTPSKVSRYGFTGWLRTPDGGIAANEPESAWWWFPSNDHPSDKATFDVSVLVPDGTQAISNGVLTSQVSRLGWTRYSYRENKPQATYLATLAVGRFDVVSDTTAGGLPVLTAYSRDLGDNAGAARASVERTGELVDWLSGYFGPYPFSSVGGYVPNVTTGYALETQSQIFYSPRQFARGANTGVVVHELAHQWYGDSVSLTRWSDIWLNEGFARYAQWLWSEHEGEGTAQELADYTYAAYPADDPFWTVRPGDPGPDRQFDTAVYERGALTVQALRNTVGDEAFFRILKGWPTEHRYGNATIGQFQAYAERVSGKPLGALLDTWLFTPAKPAAPTLPAAAAGVRPAAPAAAGELREPRSWKKLQESNSVHEHRPSAG
- a CDS encoding M64 family metallopeptidase — translated: MTTSDGTVQGRTQIFGSAPRSRAFTIVLLGDGFTAAQQADFNTACAAFVTALRATPPYDELSPAINVWRVNVASTDTGADDPVSGGGTGATARTYFDSTFGANGIRRLLVCNNTTVLSTAAAQVPEFSVAIVVVNSTVYGGSGGSVGTYSLAGGATEIAVHEIGHTAYGLADEYPYYAGGNETGHDHHPAGEPSEPNVTLNTARATLKWGWAVAAATALPTMSNPDCSAVDGRASTVPAGTVGCFEGAHYYHCGAFRPEYTCKMRELGVPFCRVCRQVIWNRIGPLATLPARDRTPISVVARYPEHLDVFAVAADGRTMSNWWDQSSGWAGWFQVSGGVASPGGPGSPITSIARYAGHLDLFTVGTDGRVYSTWWDQSSGWAGWFRVGGLVARPGSTVNVVSRYTDHLDLFTTASDGRTMSTWWDARTGWAADWFHLGGGVAAAGATVTAVARYPFHLDVFTVGTDNRVYSCWWDERSGWAGWFPLPGITCRPDSTVTAVARHRDHLDLFTTASDGRTMSTWWDARTGWAGWFQVSGGTASPGSPITAVVRYTNHLDLFVVGTDNRIYSTWWHDTTGWAAWFNVSGGVARPGSQIAALTRVTEHLDLFAVGADGVVTSAWWDASGGWSGWFPLGVT
- a CDS encoding UBP-type zinc finger domain-containing protein: MADEQIPGIDPTVAPSGEGCVECLAGEGPGWWLHLRRCAACGHIGCCDSSPSQHGTRHARAAGHPFLASFEPGESWLWNIETEQYYEGPELAGPPCHPAAQPTPGPQGRVPADWRQHLH